One Nostoc sp. UHCC 0302 DNA window includes the following coding sequences:
- a CDS encoding S-adenosylmethionine decarboxylase yields MKNLAPSIFRQRLLIEGFYTIDLDKQILEKYLLNLAAHLNLRTYGEPIVFVPASGMGKEENSGYDAFVPLIDSGISAYIWSNAKFFSIVIYTCKGFDQQEAIEFTRKYFAVSDEIASASF; encoded by the coding sequence ATGAAAAATCTTGCACCAAGCATTTTTCGGCAGAGGCTGCTCATTGAAGGTTTTTACACTATTGATTTAGACAAGCAGATATTGGAAAAATATCTTCTCAATCTGGCAGCACATCTAAATCTTCGCACTTATGGTGAGCCTATCGTTTTTGTGCCGGCTTCAGGTATGGGTAAGGAAGAAAACTCTGGATATGATGCCTTTGTACCTCTGATTGATTCTGGTATTTCAGCATATATTTGGAGTAATGCCAAATTTTTCTCGATAGTAATTTATACCTGTAAAGGTTTTGATCAGCAAGAAGCTATTGAATTTACACGTAAATATTTTGCTGTGTCTGATGAGATAGCCAGTGCTTCATTCTAA
- a CDS encoding DUF433 domain-containing protein, with product MNYDNIITLEPGKRSGKPCIRGMRITVYDILEYLAGGMTEAEILEDFSELTSEDIKACLAFAADREKKLFVVTL from the coding sequence ATGAACTACGACAACATCATCACGCTCGAACCAGGTAAACGCAGTGGTAAACCTTGTATTCGCGGAATGCGAATCACAGTGTACGACATTTTAGAGTATCTTGCAGGTGGCATGACGGAAGCAGAAATTCTGGAAGATTTTTCTGAACTTACCTCCGAAGACATCAAAGCTTGTCTTGCTTTTGCTGCTGACCGCGAGAAAAAGTTATTCGTGGTAACTTTGTGA
- a CDS encoding tetratricopeptide repeat protein, giving the protein MTQPFNQVKEWEKRRDEASLYYKQGKFQEYLDFASENLELARAIADRAREGYTLNDIGLAHLGCSQPQKALECFHQALLVAQELGNQRGEAIALSNLGSTYARLGQFLQALDYFEQALPILRKLQDTQGEISTLNDVALIYTRLGEPKRALLLQHQILSIRRFIGDFSGEATTLNGIGFAYSTLGKFEEALKYFQEALPIQRAVKNIVGEATTLNNIASMYSDLGQPKQALLLYHQVLLTRRALSDRSGEATTLHNIGFTYSILTDHRLALKYYKQAIAIYQQLSDSPGEISTLLNMGSLYAIRKRKKLARSCYQNAHQLAKQIEYQPLQEKVEQFIDSL; this is encoded by the coding sequence ATGACGCAACCTTTTAATCAAGTCAAAGAGTGGGAAAAACGTCGTGATGAAGCTAGCCTCTACTACAAGCAGGGGAAATTTCAAGAATATCTTGATTTCGCCAGTGAGAATCTAGAGTTAGCTAGAGCGATCGCAGACCGAGCCAGAGAAGGCTACACATTGAACGACATTGGTTTAGCTCACCTTGGTTGCTCGCAACCTCAAAAAGCATTAGAGTGCTTTCATCAGGCGCTTTTGGTTGCTCAAGAACTAGGTAACCAGCGAGGAGAAGCAATTGCACTCAGCAATTTGGGTTCTACCTACGCCCGTCTAGGGCAGTTTTTGCAAGCATTAGACTACTTTGAGCAAGCGCTGCCAATCTTGAGAAAATTGCAAGATACTCAAGGGGAAATTTCGACTCTCAATGATGTAGCACTGATTTATACCCGGTTGGGAGAACCGAAACGGGCGCTGCTACTACAACACCAAATTTTGTCAATACGTCGATTTATAGGAGACTTTTCTGGTGAGGCGACAACGCTCAACGGGATTGGCTTTGCCTATAGTACCTTGGGCAAGTTTGAAGAAGCTCTCAAATATTTTCAAGAAGCACTGCCAATTCAAAGGGCGGTAAAAAATATAGTTGGCGAAGCCACTACCTTGAACAACATCGCCTCGATGTACAGTGATTTAGGACAACCGAAACAAGCGCTGTTGCTCTACCATCAAGTTCTTTTGACACGTCGCGCATTAAGCGATCGCTCTGGTGAAGCAACAACGCTTCACAACATTGGTTTTACATACAGTATTCTTACAGATCACCGCCTCGCCTTGAAATACTACAAACAAGCGATCGCAATTTATCAACAACTGAGCGACTCTCCCGGAGAAATTTCAACTTTGTTAAATATGGGCAGCCTTTACGCCATCAGGAAACGCAAGAAATTGGCGCGATCTTGCTACCAAAATGCCCATCAATTAGCCAAGCAAATCGAATATCAACCACTCCAAGAAAAAGTAGAGCAGTTTATAGACTCACTGTAG
- the thrC gene encoding threonine synthase, protein MTLSLSTAKSYRQPWPGLIEAYRQYLPVSETTPVVTLLEGNTPLIPVPAIAERIGRKVRVFVKYDGLNPTGSFKDRGMTMAISKAKEEGAKAVICASTGNTSAAAAAYARRGGMSAFVLIPDGYVALGKLAQALLYGAEVLAIKGNFDQALEIVREMAESYPVTLVNSVNPYRLEGQKTGAFEVVDALGDAPDWLCIPVGNAGNITAYWMGFCQYHQDGKCDRLPRMMGFQAAGAAPLVNGQPVENPETLATAIRIGNPASWEKAIAAQSASMGSFHAVTDAEILDAYRLLAASEGIFCEPASAASVAGLLQVKDQVPTGATVVCVLTGNGLKDPDTAIKHNKSQFKQGIVAELGAVAEAMGF, encoded by the coding sequence GTGACTTTGAGCCTGTCTACTGCTAAATCTTATCGCCAACCTTGGCCTGGACTGATAGAAGCCTATCGCCAATACTTGCCTGTCAGCGAAACAACGCCTGTTGTCACCTTATTAGAGGGTAATACTCCCTTAATCCCAGTGCCGGCGATCGCAGAACGCATTGGTAGAAAAGTACGTGTATTTGTGAAATACGACGGTCTTAATCCCACCGGCAGCTTCAAAGACCGGGGGATGACAATGGCAATTTCCAAGGCTAAGGAAGAAGGGGCAAAAGCAGTAATTTGTGCCAGTACGGGTAACACTTCAGCAGCCGCAGCCGCTTATGCTCGACGTGGAGGTATGAGTGCGTTTGTACTGATTCCCGATGGCTATGTCGCATTAGGCAAATTAGCACAAGCATTGCTATATGGGGCAGAAGTACTGGCAATTAAAGGTAATTTTGACCAAGCGCTAGAAATTGTCCGCGAGATGGCAGAGAGCTATCCAGTAACTTTGGTGAATTCGGTGAATCCCTATCGCTTGGAGGGACAGAAAACAGGCGCTTTTGAAGTTGTCGATGCGCTAGGCGATGCTCCAGATTGGTTGTGCATTCCCGTAGGCAACGCGGGAAACATCACAGCATATTGGATGGGATTTTGTCAATATCATCAAGATGGAAAGTGCGATCGCCTACCTCGGATGATGGGATTCCAAGCCGCAGGTGCAGCTCCTTTAGTGAACGGTCAACCAGTGGAGAATCCCGAAACCTTAGCAACAGCAATTCGCATTGGTAACCCAGCCAGTTGGGAAAAAGCGATCGCGGCACAATCAGCGAGTATGGGAAGTTTCCACGCCGTTACCGATGCAGAAATTCTTGATGCCTATCGACTTTTAGCAGCATCTGAAGGTATCTTCTGCGAACCTGCCAGCGCTGCTTCTGTAGCTGGGTTGTTGCAAGTTAAAGACCAAGTTCCTACAGGGGCGACAGTCGTTTGCGTCCTCACCGGCAATGGTCTCAAAGACCCAGATACAGCCATCAAACACAATAAAAGTCAATTTAAACAAGGCATCGTAGCTGAACTAGGGGCAGTGGCTGAAGCGATGGGATTTTAG
- a CDS encoding lysophospholipid acyltransferase family protein: protein MLKKQHTLNKKSGWSLDERDPRFIESLMPLLGFFYHYYFRVQTSGWDNIPAQEKVLFVGSHNGGLAAPDMLMMMYDWFQRFGVERPVYGLMHPKVWQVSPEIAQQVAKAGAIVAHPKMAYAALRSGASVLVYPGGAEDVFRPHHLRNKIYFAGRQGFIKLALRENVPIVPMISSGAHDTLIVLADFYKVVRRLHEWGMPWLLGIDPEVFPIYLGLPWGLALGPLPNIPLPVPIYTRVCPPIVFERYGREAASDRHYVNECYELVVSKMQHELDNLVKLSAKS from the coding sequence ATGTTAAAAAAGCAACATACATTAAACAAGAAATCCGGTTGGTCTTTAGATGAGCGAGATCCAAGATTCATCGAATCTCTGATGCCTCTATTAGGCTTTTTCTATCACTACTACTTTCGAGTTCAAACTAGTGGCTGGGATAACATTCCAGCTCAGGAAAAAGTCTTATTTGTCGGTTCTCACAATGGCGGGCTGGCGGCTCCTGATATGCTGATGATGATGTACGATTGGTTTCAAAGATTTGGTGTTGAGCGCCCTGTCTACGGACTGATGCATCCTAAAGTTTGGCAGGTTAGCCCCGAAATAGCGCAACAAGTTGCCAAGGCTGGAGCAATCGTAGCTCATCCGAAAATGGCTTACGCTGCTTTGCGCTCTGGAGCTAGCGTGTTAGTTTATCCAGGTGGAGCAGAAGATGTGTTTCGACCACATCATTTACGTAACAAAATCTATTTTGCGGGACGACAAGGATTTATCAAGTTAGCACTACGCGAAAATGTGCCAATTGTACCTATGATTTCTAGCGGCGCTCACGATACGCTAATTGTACTAGCTGATTTCTACAAAGTTGTGCGCCGACTTCATGAGTGGGGGATGCCTTGGCTATTAGGAATTGATCCAGAAGTCTTTCCTATTTATCTGGGGCTACCTTGGGGATTAGCTCTCGGCCCACTGCCTAATATTCCATTACCTGTGCCTATCTACACACGGGTTTGTCCCCCGATCGTATTTGAACGTTACGGTCGGGAAGCCGCAAGCGATCGCCATTATGTTAATGAATGTTATGAGTTAGTTGTGAGTAAGATGCAGCACGAGTTAGACAATTTGGTAAAACTAAGTGCCAAGTCATAG
- a CDS encoding type II toxin-antitoxin system PemK/MazF family toxin: MTQPKQTLKRGDVVLVLFPNSNLTTAKTRPAVIVQADNLQTGLSQMIVAMITSQMFRAANPSRVTILNFRQINWYRFIKGDRNIQNG, encoded by the coding sequence ATGACGCAGCCAAAACAAACCTTGAAGCGGGGTGATGTTGTTCTAGTGCTATTTCCCAATTCTAATCTGACTACTGCTAAAACACGACCTGCTGTGATTGTGCAAGCTGATAATTTGCAGACAGGTTTGTCCCAAATGATCGTTGCTATGATTACTAGCCAGATGTTTCGGGCAGCAAATCCTAGTCGTGTGACTATTTTAAATTTCAGACAGATCAATTGGTACAGGTTTATAAAAGGCGATCGCAATATTCAAAACGGCTAA
- a CDS encoding iron uptake porin: MLVCLLITGINGIVEKAIANPTESGVETRLIPSVQESEVRSQESVIFPSSPLAPLPPAPFPPKDPMAQVTSVSQLKDVQPTDWAFQALQSLVERYGCIAGYPDSSYRGNRALTRYEFAAGVNACLDRVNELITTATNDLLTREDLATLQKLQSEFAPELATLRGRVDTLEARSAEIAANQFSTTTKLSGLLIVAAQGRTSNRGDVNPRDGEKDTRDAGTNINVMSLAQLYLTSQITPRSYLFTGLLSGEGRSTPRFNNSVSRYDVLLGYEFPTDGLIVSDLNYHWLVTDKLAVMVGTEGVSMTTAFRGPNRVESAASGPLSYFAQRNPILNMGYGHGGIAIDWQFAKRASLQAIYSSYQPGNPGIRSGLFDGNTTTGVQLLLTPTDAVDLSLYYVNNYSSNGCLLTFVGDDCLTAVNSATGKSAPLQTNAVGATVSWQLSPRITLGGWGGYTSSYIPGRSGSVETTNYMVFLNFPDLFAKGNLGGIYVGQPPKITSSNLPVGNNVPDFINTGLGRAGGQPGTTTQLEAFYRFQLTDNISITPGIIQFWEPGHTPDSDPVTIGIVRSTFTF, encoded by the coding sequence ATGCTCGTTTGTTTACTAATTACGGGAATAAACGGAATTGTAGAAAAAGCGATCGCTAATCCTACTGAGTCAGGAGTAGAGACGCGATTAATCCCGTCTGTACAGGAGTCGGAAGTCAGAAGTCAGGAGTCAGTTATTTTTCCTTCATCTCCCCTTGCCCCTTTACCCCCTGCTCCCTTTCCCCCAAAAGATCCGATGGCGCAAGTTACATCGGTTTCTCAACTCAAGGACGTACAACCTACAGATTGGGCATTTCAAGCATTGCAGTCTTTGGTAGAACGCTATGGTTGCATAGCAGGTTATCCAGATAGCAGCTATCGTGGTAATCGCGCTTTAACTCGGTATGAATTTGCTGCTGGTGTGAATGCTTGTTTAGATAGAGTCAATGAGTTAATTACTACAGCCACCAATGATTTGCTCACCCGCGAAGATTTAGCAACTCTGCAAAAATTACAGTCAGAGTTTGCACCTGAACTAGCAACTCTGCGGGGTCGTGTCGACACTTTAGAAGCCCGCTCCGCCGAAATCGCAGCCAATCAATTCTCAACCACGACTAAACTCAGCGGACTACTAATAGTTGCTGCTCAAGGACGGACTAGTAATCGTGGAGATGTGAATCCCAGAGACGGGGAAAAAGATACACGCGATGCTGGTACAAACATTAATGTCATGTCTCTAGCGCAGCTGTATTTAACTAGTCAAATTACCCCCCGTAGTTACTTATTTACAGGTCTTTTATCAGGTGAAGGTAGGAGTACGCCTAGATTTAACAATAGTGTTTCTCGTTATGATGTTCTACTTGGCTACGAATTTCCCACCGATGGCTTGATTGTAAGTGACCTCAACTATCACTGGCTGGTGACTGATAAGTTAGCAGTAATGGTAGGAACAGAAGGCGTAAGTATGACAACTGCTTTCCGAGGCCCCAACAGGGTAGAAAGCGCTGCATCAGGCCCACTGTCTTATTTTGCCCAGAGAAACCCGATTTTAAATATGGGGTACGGTCATGGTGGTATAGCTATTGATTGGCAATTTGCTAAACGTGCCAGCTTGCAGGCAATTTATTCTAGTTATCAACCAGGAAATCCTGGTATACGCAGCGGTTTATTTGACGGAAACACGACTACAGGTGTGCAATTGCTGCTAACACCAACTGATGCTGTTGATCTCAGCTTGTATTACGTGAACAATTACTCTTCTAATGGTTGTTTACTCACTTTTGTGGGTGATGATTGCTTGACTGCGGTTAATTCAGCTACCGGAAAATCAGCACCCCTTCAAACCAACGCTGTTGGTGCGACTGTAAGTTGGCAACTTTCACCCCGTATTACTTTGGGTGGGTGGGGTGGTTACACTAGCTCTTACATTCCTGGACGCTCAGGAAGTGTAGAGACAACTAATTATATGGTGTTTCTGAATTTTCCTGATTTATTTGCCAAGGGCAATTTGGGCGGAATTTATGTTGGTCAACCGCCTAAAATCACTAGTAGTAATCTTCCTGTAGGGAATAATGTACCTGATTTTATTAATACAGGTTTAGGACGAGCCGGAGGACAACCAGGAACGACTACTCAACTTGAAGCATTTTATCGTTTTCAGTTAACAGATAACATCAGCATTACACCAGGTATAATTCAATTTTGGGAACCTGGACACACACCAGATAGTGACCCAGTTACTATCGGGATAGTACGGAGTACTTTTACCTTTTAA